One Natronomonas moolapensis 8.8.11 genomic region harbors:
- a CDS encoding Eco57I restriction-modification methylase domain-containing protein, translating into MPSSQITAEDVADWDSLGEIADCFEEKKNLKRREGLSDRDDELVLEIDDGQFMILIESEPNRSASDYQSRTNARRRTNFVATPDYQSFTFTTRKRSFDEHGAINFQQFSFDKDEIVSGGGKRFSKLEKINELEYGEPYKIYELYDTREVVDEFYEEFEDLRTDLIQDVSGIDDNRGDAKERFVQVQLDRLLFLYFIQEKGLLDLNQSYLDKIHQSAVGEGEDVYESWLKPLFFDALGEGKRREKLGNVPHLNGGLFSQSPIEEEFPEAKLGDSKQETNDLYRETLDFLDDWNWHVDERLDIVDEKRISPEVLGHIFEQSVNQKEMGAYYTPEEITSFMAWNTVHPYLLDSLNEEVGSSYEELDEVFGLDPEMDGSGDRAVADGGIAKTGTIDSIQTDHVETLYFDILKKISILDPAVGSGAFLLAVQEVLIDTYLSCIEHFRNIKSFKRTGRVQNELERIEERGNAILFAKYEIILNNLYGVDIDQGAVEICKLRLWLSTVADIENDPDEVEPLPNIDFNIRQGNSLMGYVSFLDDDDTESIQGTLEEWGAVENKVESKYGDVLEAIQAHKSASSGEVASQKRREAEELIQEYSKDFDENILQRFHEMGYEDMGLGDLQEFSPFHWVLEFAEVYSKGGFDVLIGNPPWDRLKPLRDDYFSKYDEVFRTRMPEDKDKKQEELLEREEISQGWEEYNERMEMRGEYYTHSPDYELQSPTVGGSKSTTENDLSALFFERVFKLAREESYVGQILPGVIFNGASAKDLRMNLLNETELQSLPVFTNRGIFDNIDNRFVFGIPIFKASGETNEIYGGYRDGDLSILNDMENGGIPISRKVLEQYSPEARIFPYVEEREEVEVLEKIFEHPPVSEPRDGAWHAHPYRELDRTNDRDRFVESENEGDYPVLGGSNIYQYAYTPDYIENLEPAKFWSVESKKDPDASAKQRIREKNYRKLKRGLYDAFDGSGSQKKFVNKMLRQHRGEELSEADVLLDCTEYRIVYRDIARANDERTMIASVIPKGVVCHNKLHTIRPYTIEPDNEDLSKKPLHDVYKRVFTDRELFVAVGLLNSIPFDFLMRTKIDSTVVMYKFKESQMPRLTKGDDWFEYIWTRSAQLNCYGDEFGEMRERLDGIEPATDEDERRKLQAEIDAGAFHAYGLDKKEVEYVLDDFHRVRNPRKMTESYFELVKEKYKELQSS; encoded by the coding sequence ATGCCCTCATCACAAATCACTGCCGAAGACGTAGCCGACTGGGATTCACTTGGAGAAATAGCGGATTGTTTTGAAGAAAAAAAGAATTTGAAGAGGCGAGAAGGTCTGAGCGATAGGGACGACGAACTGGTTTTAGAGATAGACGACGGGCAGTTTATGATTCTTATCGAGTCGGAGCCGAATAGATCTGCCAGCGACTATCAGTCCCGAACCAATGCGAGGCGTCGGACTAATTTCGTTGCTACACCTGATTATCAGAGCTTCACCTTCACGACACGTAAGAGGTCTTTCGACGAACACGGGGCGATAAATTTCCAGCAGTTTAGCTTTGACAAGGATGAGATTGTCTCTGGAGGCGGTAAGAGGTTCTCTAAGCTGGAAAAAATAAATGAACTGGAATATGGAGAGCCATACAAAATATACGAGCTTTACGATACCAGAGAAGTAGTTGACGAGTTCTATGAGGAGTTCGAAGACTTACGTACCGACCTGATACAGGATGTATCGGGAATTGATGATAATAGAGGAGACGCAAAGGAGCGTTTCGTTCAGGTACAACTTGACCGTTTACTGTTCCTCTATTTCATACAAGAGAAAGGGCTTCTTGACCTCAACCAGAGCTACTTAGACAAAATTCATCAGTCTGCGGTAGGGGAGGGAGAGGACGTGTATGAGTCTTGGCTCAAGCCGTTATTCTTTGATGCTCTTGGAGAAGGTAAAAGACGAGAGAAACTTGGGAACGTTCCCCATCTAAACGGTGGTCTTTTTAGCCAGAGTCCTATTGAAGAGGAATTTCCAGAAGCTAAATTAGGAGATTCCAAACAAGAGACGAACGACCTATATAGGGAGACTCTTGACTTTCTTGACGATTGGAACTGGCATGTTGACGAGAGGTTAGATATAGTTGACGAGAAACGCATATCTCCCGAAGTACTGGGTCATATCTTCGAACAATCGGTCAATCAGAAAGAAATGGGGGCATACTACACCCCTGAAGAAATCACCTCGTTTATGGCTTGGAACACAGTTCATCCCTATCTTCTGGATAGTCTCAATGAGGAGGTGGGAAGCTCGTATGAGGAACTGGATGAGGTGTTCGGATTAGACCCTGAGATGGACGGATCTGGAGACCGAGCCGTTGCTGACGGAGGGATAGCTAAGACAGGTACAATCGATAGTATACAGACCGACCACGTTGAGACTCTTTATTTTGATATACTCAAAAAAATAAGTATTCTCGATCCTGCCGTGGGTAGTGGTGCGTTTCTCCTTGCCGTCCAAGAAGTTCTGATCGACACATATCTCTCCTGTATTGAACACTTTCGAAATATAAAATCATTCAAAAGAACAGGGCGTGTACAAAATGAACTCGAAAGAATAGAGGAGAGAGGGAACGCCATCTTATTTGCTAAGTACGAAATCATCCTCAACAATCTCTACGGGGTCGATATAGACCAAGGTGCCGTTGAGATCTGTAAGCTACGTCTTTGGCTCTCTACGGTTGCGGATATAGAGAATGACCCTGATGAAGTAGAGCCTCTGCCTAACATCGACTTCAACATAAGGCAAGGTAACTCGTTGATGGGGTATGTCTCCTTCCTTGACGATGACGACACGGAGAGTATTCAAGGAACTCTTGAAGAGTGGGGAGCTGTCGAGAACAAGGTGGAATCAAAGTACGGAGATGTACTGGAGGCTATACAAGCACATAAGAGTGCGTCGAGTGGTGAAGTAGCGTCGCAGAAGCGGAGAGAGGCAGAGGAACTGATACAGGAGTACAGCAAAGATTTTGACGAGAACATTCTCCAACGGTTCCACGAGATGGGTTACGAGGATATGGGGTTAGGAGACTTACAAGAGTTCTCTCCGTTTCATTGGGTTCTTGAGTTCGCTGAGGTGTACTCAAAGGGTGGATTCGACGTGCTGATAGGAAATCCGCCGTGGGATCGTCTCAAGCCACTTCGAGACGATTACTTCTCTAAGTACGATGAGGTTTTCAGGACTCGAATGCCAGAGGACAAAGACAAAAAACAGGAGGAGTTGCTTGAACGTGAGGAGATAAGCCAAGGCTGGGAGGAGTATAATGAGAGAATGGAGATGCGTGGAGAATACTACACTCATTCTCCTGACTACGAGTTACAGAGCCCAACAGTCGGAGGAAGTAAGAGCACAACAGAAAACGACCTTTCAGCCCTGTTCTTTGAGCGTGTATTCAAACTGGCACGAGAGGAAAGCTACGTCGGGCAGATATTACCAGGTGTAATATTTAACGGAGCTTCCGCGAAGGATTTACGAATGAATCTGCTTAACGAAACGGAGTTACAATCTCTGCCCGTATTTACTAATCGTGGAATATTCGATAATATAGATAATAGGTTTGTCTTCGGCATCCCCATTTTCAAAGCGTCTGGTGAAACAAACGAGATTTATGGCGGTTATAGAGACGGGGATCTCAGTATACTGAATGATATGGAAAACGGAGGTATCCCTATATCGAGAAAAGTTCTTGAACAGTATTCGCCTGAAGCACGTATTTTCCCATATGTGGAAGAAAGAGAAGAAGTTGAGGTATTAGAGAAGATCTTTGAGCATCCTCCTGTTTCAGAGCCAAGAGACGGGGCTTGGCACGCTCATCCATACCGCGAATTAGACCGCACCAACGACCGTGATAGGTTTGTGGAAAGCGAAAATGAAGGAGATTATCCAGTTCTGGGTGGAAGTAATATCTACCAATACGCATACACTCCAGATTACATAGAAAATCTTGAACCCGCGAAGTTCTGGAGCGTAGAGAGTAAGAAAGACCCCGATGCGAGTGCGAAGCAGAGGATACGTGAGAAAAATTACAGGAAACTAAAACGTGGACTCTATGACGCATTCGATGGTTCAGGTTCGCAAAAGAAGTTTGTCAACAAGATGCTGAGACAGCATCGTGGCGAGGAGCTTTCAGAGGCAGATGTTCTTCTCGACTGTACCGAGTACAGGATAGTTTACAGGGATATAGCACGAGCCAATGATGAACGGACTATGATTGCCTCGGTTATTCCAAAAGGCGTTGTTTGTCATAACAAGCTTCATACGATACGTCCATACACAATAGAGCCAGATAACGAGGATCTCTCTAAGAAACCGTTACATGATGTGTATAAGAGAGTCTTCACCGATAGAGAGCTGTTTGTCGCAGTTGGTCTCCTCAATAGTATACCGTTTGACTTTCTGATGCGGACGAAGATAGACTCAACAGTAGTGATGTACAAATTTAAAGAGTCCCAGATGCCCAGACTTACAAAAGGCGACGATTGGTTTGAGTACATTTGGACACGCTCCGCACAACTCAATTGTTACGGAGACGAGTTTGGGGAGATGCGTGAACGTCTTGATGGAATAGAGCCTGCTACCGACGAGGATGAAAGGCGTAAGCTTCAGGCAGAGATTGATGCGGGTGCGTTCCACGCATACGGGCTTGATAAAAAAGAGGTTGAGTACGTTCTTGACGACTTTCACAGAGTTCGGAATCCTCGTAAGATGACAGAGAGTTATTTCGAGCTTGTGAAAGAAAAGTACAAAGAGTTACAGAGCAGTTAA
- a CDS encoding helicase-related protein → MTNLDPLIDNTGENLADVYSKLARDSREIRLCTGYFYVSGFNLVKEDLENLADPDDLGRAPLRILMGATSTDARTAEEIQEGMSLRERIRKSVAEEIEDLNKPQIERLDNLKEFIAENKVQIRVHDPDQGIFHSKGACFRREENGRGTATTVIGSSNFSKKGHTQNVELNVMTEERDIAEEFEGWFDNYWANSQEFSEDLVEIIDTNEKYQDWKEEQEETTEEFGTHIEPFELYKMLAYDELGGKVDEGRESPLYYFQHIGYESAREKLDKYNGCIVSDSVGLGKSFVGAELLVDYRNQAKNCLLVVPANLTKQWTNLLEEDTNEDGDPFFNLQVDGEHLRVMSISKFQNLTREEVENLDEHFDVILIDEAHRFRNMGEWKADATSDEDYKGTRRHANLRMLKGNTMIMLTATPINNTVEDLQNLITLFTGANEIRNNANLDFSSFDEYIDISEDRKELVSGDDEVSQKRLDELNKRLQTRSEEISKILNEVMVLRTRNHVKDQIQEEDDIEISFKPPEVHPEEYELPKAYRPVYDSLPNVMDALHLPHITIKNPQAGMTLKALYKLNLLKRLESSTFAFVKSIETLHDSETRLLSLLENFKEDVHIREIHTVSNDNEEEETVTLDEYTQNEEEAQELENTLEDLGFDQGSLREGSQKETQELADATVGEVINYIYEDLTLLAYFVSMFIGDIGEQAYQVRDNSVELRSWLDSKGVANIPDVPEDELNPTLYPNADLSDAPEKTRDFYESVFALREFRDPKIDRLVKILNESEGKVLVFTQYRATARYVHSSLLGHSDSPITSSNSAVVVGGDDHKQEVIKRFAPNASGYQRQLTKSGETELQHVVATDTLSEGVNLQDVETVVNYDLPWNPMRIVQRVGRVDRIGNTDDKYVHNFHPDGDIEATIKLLKRLQAKISDIALIVGKENNILDPNEDDVLERAGVETEKTIGEIQRDEIEDTLKRSRAVRDINELDDTRRNAVFSQAGSDEERAFERLLLREELLDDHDLEPEDFEYAEEYFETAPDERDLLYTCYNYFKGTLGAGVFGLAHIWYDDKDSPLNRIERTLCHVPFGGEPQHIGKVRAFNIDADTEGKRVAMDEEAVLEKRTEIEEITEERREELEAGQSEEQFKQGGNISKEQERIISYLEHLHQKEDIEMADKLRGRLADVGLDQTDEDRILRETFREDERTLMDWDTEDFFEEVEEFLNEYVEKSYQETLAGTSGVNAELMCWGVIEE, encoded by the coding sequence ATGACAAACCTTGACCCTCTGATAGACAATACAGGCGAGAACTTAGCCGATGTATATAGCAAATTGGCACGGGACAGCAGAGAAATAAGACTCTGTACGGGCTACTTCTACGTTTCTGGTTTCAATCTGGTCAAGGAAGATCTTGAAAACCTCGCTGACCCTGATGATCTCGGCAGGGCACCTCTCCGTATTCTAATGGGAGCGACGAGCACCGATGCCAGAACTGCCGAGGAGATACAAGAGGGGATGAGCCTCAGGGAACGCATCCGAAAGTCGGTAGCTGAAGAAATAGAAGACCTGAACAAACCTCAAATAGAGAGGCTTGACAATCTGAAGGAGTTTATAGCCGAGAATAAGGTACAGATACGGGTACACGATCCAGATCAGGGTATTTTCCACTCGAAAGGAGCCTGTTTTCGTAGGGAAGAGAACGGAAGAGGTACCGCAACAACCGTGATAGGGTCATCCAACTTCTCCAAGAAGGGTCATACGCAAAACGTTGAACTCAACGTGATGACCGAAGAAAGGGATATAGCGGAGGAATTTGAGGGGTGGTTTGACAACTACTGGGCTAATTCTCAGGAGTTCAGTGAAGATCTCGTGGAAATCATAGATACCAATGAGAAGTATCAGGATTGGAAGGAAGAGCAGGAGGAAACGACGGAGGAGTTCGGTACCCACATAGAGCCTTTTGAGCTGTACAAAATGCTGGCATACGACGAACTCGGTGGAAAAGTGGACGAAGGCAGGGAGAGTCCGCTCTATTACTTCCAGCATATCGGTTATGAAAGTGCGAGGGAGAAACTCGACAAGTACAACGGATGTATAGTGAGCGACAGCGTCGGTCTTGGTAAGTCATTCGTCGGAGCAGAATTACTCGTTGATTACAGAAACCAAGCGAAAAACTGCCTTCTGGTAGTGCCTGCGAACCTCACAAAACAGTGGACTAACCTGCTTGAAGAGGACACAAACGAGGATGGAGACCCGTTCTTCAACCTACAAGTAGACGGAGAACACCTGCGGGTTATGAGTATCAGTAAGTTTCAGAACCTCACGAGAGAAGAGGTCGAAAACTTGGACGAACATTTCGATGTCATTCTGATTGACGAGGCTCATAGGTTCAGGAATATGGGTGAGTGGAAGGCTGACGCAACTTCTGACGAAGACTACAAAGGAACCAGACGGCACGCAAACCTCCGTATGTTGAAGGGGAACACTATGATAATGCTGACTGCTACCCCAATCAACAACACCGTCGAAGATCTTCAGAACCTGATTACCCTGTTCACGGGAGCTAATGAGATACGTAACAACGCTAATCTTGATTTTAGTTCCTTTGACGAGTACATAGACATTTCCGAGGACAGGAAGGAGCTTGTTTCAGGGGACGACGAGGTGAGTCAAAAGAGGCTTGACGAACTCAACAAACGCTTACAGACGCGTTCGGAAGAGATCTCGAAGATTCTCAACGAGGTGATGGTTCTTAGAACAAGGAACCACGTGAAAGACCAAATACAGGAGGAGGACGATATAGAGATCAGTTTCAAACCACCTGAGGTACACCCAGAGGAATACGAGCTCCCAAAGGCGTACAGACCCGTCTATGACTCCCTACCTAACGTTATGGACGCACTTCATCTTCCGCACATAACTATCAAGAATCCACAGGCAGGGATGACTCTCAAAGCACTTTATAAGCTTAATCTGCTAAAGCGTCTGGAATCCTCTACGTTTGCCTTCGTGAAGTCAATAGAGACGCTTCACGACAGCGAAACACGTCTTCTATCGCTACTTGAGAACTTCAAGGAAGACGTACATATAAGAGAGATACATACCGTTTCGAACGACAACGAAGAAGAGGAGACGGTTACCCTTGATGAGTACACTCAGAATGAGGAGGAAGCACAAGAACTGGAAAACACTCTTGAAGACCTCGGATTCGACCAAGGTTCGTTGCGAGAAGGTAGCCAAAAGGAGACACAGGAACTGGCGGACGCCACCGTCGGAGAGGTAATCAACTACATATACGAAGACCTGACTCTGTTAGCCTACTTCGTCTCGATGTTCATCGGGGATATTGGTGAACAGGCTTACCAAGTCAGAGATAACAGCGTAGAACTCAGAAGCTGGCTGGACTCCAAAGGCGTTGCCAACATACCCGATGTGCCAGAGGACGAACTAAACCCGACTCTATACCCGAACGCCGACCTTTCCGACGCACCAGAAAAAACAAGAGATTTCTACGAATCCGTCTTCGCTCTACGGGAGTTCAGAGACCCAAAAATAGATCGCCTCGTCAAGATACTCAACGAGAGCGAGGGGAAAGTACTCGTCTTTACACAATATCGAGCCACCGCCCGCTACGTACACTCTTCACTGTTGGGTCATTCTGATTCACCGATTACGTCCTCAAACTCCGCAGTTGTCGTTGGAGGCGACGATCACAAACAGGAGGTTATCAAACGGTTCGCACCTAATGCGTCGGGCTACCAGAGACAGCTAACTAAGTCTGGTGAGACAGAGTTACAGCATGTCGTTGCGACCGACACCCTGAGTGAGGGTGTTAATCTACAAGACGTAGAAACGGTTGTTAATTATGACCTGCCGTGGAATCCGATGCGTATCGTTCAAAGAGTAGGACGTGTGGACAGGATAGGCAATACGGACGACAAGTACGTTCACAACTTCCACCCTGACGGAGACATAGAGGCGACGATTAAACTACTCAAGAGGCTTCAAGCCAAAATAAGCGACATCGCATTAATCGTTGGAAAGGAGAACAACATACTTGATCCGAATGAGGACGATGTTTTGGAGAGGGCAGGTGTTGAGACTGAGAAGACGATAGGAGAGATCCAGAGAGATGAGATAGAGGACACGCTGAAGCGGTCGAGGGCAGTTAGAGATATTAACGAACTTGACGACACGAGGAGAAACGCAGTGTTCAGTCAGGCGGGTAGTGATGAAGAGAGGGCTTTCGAGAGGCTCTTACTCAGGGAAGAGTTGCTTGATGACCACGATCTTGAGCCAGAGGACTTTGAATACGCTGAGGAATACTTCGAGACCGCTCCTGACGAAAGAGACTTACTCTACACCTGTTACAACTACTTCAAGGGAACATTAGGAGCGGGTGTATTCGGTTTAGCACACATATGGTATGATGACAAGGACAGTCCGCTGAACAGGATAGAGAGGACACTCTGTCATGTACCGTTTGGAGGAGAACCGCAACACATCGGTAAAGTGAGAGCGTTCAATATTGACGCTGACACAGAGGGAAAGAGAGTTGCGATGGATGAAGAGGCAGTCTTAGAGAAGAGGACAGAAATAGAAGAGATTACCGAGGAGCGACGTGAGGAACTTGAGGCAGGTCAGAGCGAAGAACAATTCAAACAGGGGGGAAACATCTCCAAAGAGCAGGAACGGATAATCAGTTATCTGGAACATCTACATCAAAAAGAGGACATAGAGATGGCGGATAAATTGCGGGGAAGATTAGCTGATGTAGGTCTTGACCAGACAGACGAGGACAGAATCCTGCGTGAGACGTTCCGTGAGGACGAACGCACGCTTATGGACTGGGATACGGAGGACTTCTTTGAGGAAGTAGAGGAGTTTTTGAATGAGTACGTAGAGAAGTCGTATCAGGAAACTCTGGCAGGCACAAGCGGAGTTAATGCTGAACTGATGTGCTGGGGAGTTATCGAAGAGTAA
- a CDS encoding DUF7837 family putative zinc-binding protein, protein MSSSASELGTCPFCGSAITAGAILVEYKVENETRVFAECYECEEPVQPQ, encoded by the coding sequence ATGTCAAGCTCAGCGTCGGAACTCGGCACGTGTCCGTTCTGCGGGTCGGCTATCACAGCGGGAGCTATCCTCGTTGAGTACAAGGTCGAGAATGAAACGCGGGTCTTTGCTGAGTGCTACGAGTGCGAAGAGCCTGTTCAGCCACAGTAG
- a CDS encoding DUF6908 domain-containing protein, whose translation MVKFRNIITSIVSQHGESIDSEFYLDIESDSDEIMDLSIERHGDELTICQYYLQRGDLMRDPEIRFRVESDGEWTPIAYRIDALNAYEYSTEGLDIDDVLETWAENLRSQGFLDS comes from the coding sequence GTGGTGAAATTCAGGAATATTATCACTTCTATCGTTAGTCAGCACGGCGAATCAATCGACTCTGAGTTCTATCTCGACATCGAGTCTGACTCGGACGAAATAATGGATTTGAGTATTGAACGACACGGGGACGAACTCACTATCTGCCAGTACTACCTCCAGCGGGGCGACCTGATGCGAGATCCCGAGATTAGGTTTCGAGTCGAATCAGACGGTGAATGGACGCCGATTGCGTATCGAATTGACGCTCTGAACGCATACGAATACAGCACCGAAGGGCTGGATATAGACGACGTGTTGGAGACGTGGGCAGAGAATCTGCGATCACAGGGATTTCTCGACAGCTAA
- a CDS encoding EF-hand domain-containing protein, whose product MTQAIPRLDDDLGFETVKQRITEMIDEIEQETESSLNEDEKLEVASEMMGSFTPDELADGAGVSANRAQQKTDYWLAIGTVEAGTTTEHGHVAYRVVPDPT is encoded by the coding sequence ATGACACAGGCAATCCCACGGCTTGACGACGACCTTGGTTTCGAGACGGTCAAACAAAGAATCACCGAGATGATAGACGAGATCGAGCAGGAGACGGAATCTTCGCTGAATGAAGACGAAAAACTCGAAGTAGCGAGTGAGATGATGGGCTCATTTACCCCTGACGAATTGGCGGACGGAGCTGGGGTTTCAGCTAACAGAGCACAGCAAAAAACCGACTACTGGCTTGCTATCGGGACGGTTGAAGCAGGAACGACGACTGAACACGGACACGTCGCGTATCGTGTCGTTCCCGACCCGACATAG
- a CDS encoding DUF7556 family protein codes for MAENAGSTVGSDAGERVQGAYDYCGGRSAFIIADVGTDDAWIAIPEGQEASVEACR; via the coding sequence ATGGCCGAAAACGCTGGAAGTACGGTGGGAAGTGACGCCGGCGAGCGCGTCCAAGGTGCCTACGACTACTGCGGGGGGCGGTCGGCGTTTATTATCGCAGACGTCGGCACCGACGACGCCTGGATCGCGATCCCGGAGGGCCAGGAGGCCTCCGTCGAAGCCTGCCGGTGA
- a CDS encoding RNA-guided endonuclease TnpB family protein — translation MSPTVTKTLQATFAPPTAHKQEKLNDLLDTYRDGLQEAFDAGASTMSSVSDIVTPYDLPYQAKAALCNYIPKLRKTYNAQELDDEHPVRLTNQAATFDHSEERDYEFTWWVPRPGRGTNFWIPLRINPEQEGLWHDLVSEDAKAGEIRLQQHRTNWVLHVTVEYPVEEPVADSDITHIGLDIGETALITGCALKDGSPTDPLVRSGSRAKHLRKEMYTTLKRLQERDASEWRTDERFAHYQNALTDIVEKASREAIEYAQQFENPVLVMEDLTYIRERLDYGKYMNRRLHSWAFARLQGRIEDKATEAGIPVEYVNPAYTSQTCHSCHRIGRRDSQAEFRCPHDDCHVSTFQADINASANIARRVDPWGESVPLDKAGRDDSPRDGSRSDTATTHRETSAPAQMTLTAYEESKPSTSDD, via the coding sequence GTGTCTCCGACCGTCACGAAGACGTTGCAGGCGACGTTCGCGCCACCTACCGCGCACAAACAGGAGAAACTGAACGACCTACTCGACACGTACCGTGACGGCCTGCAAGAAGCGTTCGACGCCGGGGCGAGTACCATGTCGTCGGTGAGCGACATCGTGACGCCCTACGACCTGCCGTATCAGGCCAAAGCCGCACTCTGCAACTACATCCCGAAACTCCGCAAGACGTACAACGCGCAGGAGTTGGACGACGAACACCCGGTTCGGCTCACCAACCAAGCCGCGACGTTCGACCACTCGGAGGAGCGCGACTACGAGTTCACATGGTGGGTCCCCCGACCGGGGCGCGGGACGAACTTCTGGATACCGCTCCGCATCAACCCCGAACAGGAGGGGCTCTGGCACGACCTCGTATCGGAGGACGCGAAAGCGGGCGAGATACGGCTTCAACAGCACCGAACGAACTGGGTACTGCACGTCACCGTCGAGTACCCGGTCGAAGAACCAGTGGCGGACAGTGACATCACGCACATCGGCTTAGACATCGGAGAAACTGCCCTCATCACGGGCTGTGCCCTCAAGGACGGTTCTCCGACTGACCCGCTTGTGCGTAGCGGAAGCAGAGCGAAGCATCTCCGCAAAGAGATGTACACGACCCTGAAACGACTCCAAGAGCGTGACGCATCCGAGTGGCGTACCGACGAACGGTTTGCCCACTACCAGAACGCGCTCACCGACATCGTGGAGAAAGCGTCTCGGGAAGCCATCGAGTACGCCCAACAGTTCGAGAATCCGGTGTTGGTGATGGAGGACTTGACGTACATCCGTGAGCGTCTCGACTACGGGAAGTACATGAACCGTCGGCTTCACTCGTGGGCGTTTGCTCGACTGCAAGGGCGCATCGAGGACAAGGCGACGGAAGCAGGTATCCCGGTCGAGTACGTGAATCCGGCGTACACTTCGCAGACGTGCCACTCGTGCCACCGCATCGGTCGGCGGGACTCCCAAGCCGAGTTCCGGTGTCCGCACGACGACTGCCACGTTTCGACGTTTCAGGCCGACATCAACGCTTCCGCGAATATCGCACGACGGGTTGACCCGTGGGGAGAGAGCGTCCCGCTTGACAAGGCCGGACGCGATGACTCGCCTCGGGATGGGAGTCGTAGTGACACGGCCACGACTCACCGTGAGACGAGCGCACCAGCGCAGATGACACTCACGGCCTACGAAGAGTCGAAACCCTCTACCAGCGACGACTGA
- the tnpA gene encoding IS200/IS605-like element ISNamo19 family transposase: MKYNLETGSHTVYALQYHFVTVTKYRADILTDEIAERIGEIASDITEDFGVSIQNVNGGSDHVHILFTAKPTTNLTKFINSLKGVTSRKIRDENPEVRQALDKAFWQPGYFLATTGQVSIDVLMKYVEKQ, translated from the coding sequence ATGAAGTATAACCTCGAAACCGGGTCGCACACAGTCTACGCGCTCCAATATCACTTTGTAACCGTCACAAAGTACCGCGCGGACATCCTCACCGACGAGATAGCCGAACGCATCGGTGAAATTGCCAGCGACATCACCGAGGATTTCGGCGTGAGCATCCAGAACGTCAACGGCGGTTCCGACCACGTTCACATCCTGTTCACGGCGAAGCCTACGACCAACCTCACCAAGTTCATCAACTCCCTCAAGGGCGTCACGTCCCGCAAAATCCGTGACGAGAACCCCGAGGTTCGGCAGGCGCTCGACAAGGCGTTCTGGCAACCGGGGTACTTCCTCGCTACTACTGGCCAAGTGAGCATCGACGTGCTGATGAAGTACGTGGAGAAACAGTAG
- a CDS encoding bifunctional nuclease family protein — protein sequence MAHEATVSGLGVSADDEGDERAPAVVLRAGGQALAIFVSTDQAKSISHALDGRPFERPLTHDLFVEMLTEFGGAIDRVRIDDLSGRTFLAKVDAERYAGGERRELTFDARPSDAIAVALRVECPILVGEAVLDEAGRPPDAFEVR from the coding sequence ATGGCACACGAGGCGACCGTCAGCGGGCTCGGGGTCAGCGCCGACGACGAGGGGGACGAACGTGCACCGGCAGTCGTCCTTCGGGCAGGGGGGCAGGCGCTTGCGATCTTCGTCAGCACCGACCAGGCGAAGTCCATCTCGCACGCCCTCGACGGTCGACCCTTCGAACGGCCGCTCACGCACGACCTGTTCGTCGAGATGCTGACGGAGTTCGGCGGGGCGATCGACCGGGTCCGCATCGACGACCTCTCCGGACGCACGTTCCTCGCGAAGGTCGACGCCGAGCGCTACGCCGGCGGGGAGCGACGCGAACTCACCTTCGACGCCCGCCCGAGCGACGCCATCGCCGTGGCGCTCAGAGTCGAGTGTCCGATCCTCGTCGGCGAGGCCGTCCTCGACGAGGCCGGCCGCCCGCCGGACGCCTTCGAAGTTCGATAG